One Hevea brasiliensis isolate MT/VB/25A 57/8 chromosome 5, ASM3005281v1, whole genome shotgun sequence genomic region harbors:
- the LOC110635944 gene encoding UPF0161 protein At3g09310 isoform X1 produces MASLISLNSYKPVCARAIVPQSQKADFNSLKSPSITVNQSRIFSISIRTPRARRCISVVVNKSGTDSHQNNQRDEEANNLGVKAALSMLRFYKREISPLLPKSCRYVPTCSEYSMIAYKKYGVVKGTILTGWRLCRCNPLGGSGFDPPRWFDEQIPPEDDEIS; encoded by the exons ATGGCGTCCCTTATCTCCCTAAACAGCTATAAACCCGTCTGTGCCAGGGCAATTGTACCTCAATCTCAGAAAGCTGATTTCAATTCTCTGAAATCTCCCTCCATAACTGTAAACCAGAGCCGGATCTTTTCCATTTCCATTAGAACCCCAAGGGCAAGGCGTTGCATCTCTGTCGTCGTTAATAAATCGGGCACAGACTCTCACCAAAACAATCAACGag ATGAGGAAGCCAACAATTTAGGAGTTAAAGCTGCATTATCCATGCTGAGATTCTACAAAA GGGAAATCTCGCCTTTGTTGCCAAAAAGCTGTCGATATGTTCCAACATGCAGTGAGTATTCGATGATAGCTTACAAGAAGTATGGTGTTGTCAAGGGCACCATCTTGACCGGCTGGCGTCTCTGTCGCTGTAATCCCCTTG GCGGCTCTGGTTTTGATCCTCCACGATGGTTTGATGAGCAAATTCCACCTGAAGATGATGAGATATCATAA
- the LOC110635944 gene encoding UPF0161 protein At3g09310 isoform X2, translated as MASLISLNSYKPVCARAIVPQSQKADFNSLKSPSITVNQSRIFSISIRTPRARRCISVVVNKSGTDSHQNNQRDEEANNLGVKAALSMLRFYKREISPLLPKSCRYVPTCSEYSMIAYKKYGVVKGTILTGWRLCRCGSGFDPPRWFDEQIPPEDDEIS; from the exons ATGGCGTCCCTTATCTCCCTAAACAGCTATAAACCCGTCTGTGCCAGGGCAATTGTACCTCAATCTCAGAAAGCTGATTTCAATTCTCTGAAATCTCCCTCCATAACTGTAAACCAGAGCCGGATCTTTTCCATTTCCATTAGAACCCCAAGGGCAAGGCGTTGCATCTCTGTCGTCGTTAATAAATCGGGCACAGACTCTCACCAAAACAATCAACGag ATGAGGAAGCCAACAATTTAGGAGTTAAAGCTGCATTATCCATGCTGAGATTCTACAAAA GGGAAATCTCGCCTTTGTTGCCAAAAAGCTGTCGATATGTTCCAACATGCAGTGAGTATTCGATGATAGCTTACAAGAAGTATGGTGTTGTCAAGGGCACCATCTTGACCGGCTGGCGTCTCTGTCGCT GCGGCTCTGGTTTTGATCCTCCACGATGGTTTGATGAGCAAATTCCACCTGAAGATGATGAGATATCATAA
- the LOC131179923 gene encoding LOW QUALITY PROTEIN: scarecrow-like protein 9 (The sequence of the model RefSeq protein was modified relative to this genomic sequence to represent the inferred CDS: inserted 3 bases in 3 codons): MEFPYLPPDPKSSKVTTNTNEVHEEDSXEDCDFSDAVLRYVSQMLMEEDMEDKTCMLQDSLDLQAAEKSFYEVLGKKYPPSPEPNHASTCQNSENPYYSFTSNCSDDNHGGSYLDDNTCIQNLRYYDSFQQQTLRVSSMSQSSYSSSNSVITSMDGLVDSPSSSFQISDWKNESQSISQFMKGVEEASKFLPNGDVFFRNIEVNRFLSRXPKARISEVTIKEERKDEEEYSLSGPRGRKNLHRQDGDIEEERSSKQPAVYAESDMEPHVFDRLLLYRAGKAXEDLKDLCEAFKNAAIKNDQNQNVQSKGSSGRKGQRKKLNGRKNVVDLRTLLINCAQAVAADDCRRANELLKQVRQHSSPFGDGNQRLAHCFANGLESRLAGTGSQIYKGLVSKRTSATNILKAYHLYLAACPFLKLSNFASNKTIMNLSANSMRLHIIDFGILYGFQWPTLIQRLSWRPGGPPNVRITGIDFPQPGFRPAERVEETGRRLATYAKKFNVPFEYSAIAKKWETIKLEELKIDREEVIVVTCFYRARNLLDETVAVDSQKDIVLQLVRKINPDIFIHAITNGAYSAPFFVTRFREALFHFSSLFDMLDTIVPREHQERMLIEKEIIGREALNVVACEGWERVERPETYKQWQVRTLRAGFVQLSFDREIVKRATDKVRTLYHKDFLIDEDGRWLLQGWKGRIIYTLSVWRPT, from the exons ATGGAGTTCCCTTACCTTCCACCTGATCCAAAGTCAAGTAAAGTAACCACAAATACTAATGAGGTTCATGAAGAGGATT CAGAAGATTGTGACTTTTCTGATGCAGTTTTGAGATACGTAAGCCAGATGCTTATGGAAGAAGATATGGAGGATAAGACTTGTATGCTTCAAGATTCCTTAGATCTTCAAGCCGCTGAGAAATCATTTTATGAGGTTCTAGGCAAGAAGTACCCTCCTTCACCAGAGCCAAACCACGCTTCTACCTGTCAAAATAGTGAGAACCCATATTACAGTTTCACCAGTAACTGCAGTGATGATAACCATGGTGGTAGTTATTTAGATGATAACACGTGTATTCAGAATTTGAGATATTACGATTCCTTTCAACAACAAACTCTTCGTGTTTCTAGTATGTCGCAATCATCATATAGCTCTTCCAATAGTGTAATCACTAGCATGGATGGGCTGGTGGACTCTCCAAGCAGTAGTTTTCAAATCTCTGATTGGAAGAATGAGAGTCAATCTATTTCACAGTTTATGAAGGGGGTTGAAGAGGCTAGCAAATTTCTTCCCAATGGTGATGTCTTTTTTCGTAATATTGAGGTCAACAGGTTCTTATCTA AGCCAAAGGCAAGGATTAGTGAGGTTACAATCAAGGAAGAGAGAAAGGATGAAGAAGAGTACTCACTTAGCGGGCCAAGAGGAAGGAAGAACCTTCACAGGCAAGATGGAGATATAGAAGAAGAGAGGAGTAGCAAGCAACCAGCTGTTTATGCTGAATCTGACATGGAACCACACGTGTTTGATAGATTGTTACTTTATCGTGCTGGGAAGG GGGAAGATCTCAAGGATCTTTGTGAGGCATTCAAGAATGCAGCAATAAAAAATGACCAGAATCAGAATGTGCAATCAAAGGGATCCAGTGGCAGAAAGGGTCAACGCAAGAAACTCAATGGGAGAAAGAATGTGGTGGATTTGAGAACCCTTTTGATTAATTGTGCACAAGCTGTGGCAGCTGATGATTGTAGGAGGGCAAATGAATTGCTAAAGCAGGTTAGGCAGCATTCATCTCCTTTTGGGGATGGGAATCAGAGATTGGCTCATTGCTTTGCTAATGGTCTTGAGTCACGCTTGGCAGGTACTGGCAGCCAGATTTACAAAGGCCTTGTTAGCAAGAGAACATCTGCTACCAATATCTTGAAAGCGTACCATCTCTATCTTGCTGCATGCCCTTTCTTAAAGCTCTCTAATTTTGCTTCTAACAAGACAATAATGAATCTCTCAGCAAATTCAATGAGGCTTCATATCATAGATTTCGGTATCCTTTATGGTTTCCAGTGGCCCACCCTTATTCAGCGGCTTTCCTGGAGACCAGGTGGTCCTCCAAATGTTCGCATTACTGGAATAGATTTTCCCCAACCTGGTTTTCGGCCAGCAGAGCGAGTTGAGGAAACAGGGCGTCGCTTAGCGACTTATGCTAAGAAGTTCAACGTGCCATTTGAGTACAGTGCCATAGCAAAAAAATGGGAAACCATAAAACTTGAGGAACTCAAGATTGACAGGGAAGAAGTCATTGTTGTTACCTGTTTTTATCGGGCTAGGAACTTGCTTGATGAAACAGTAGCAGTGGACAGTCAAAAAGACATTGTTCTTCAATTAGTAAGGAAGATTAATCCTGATATTTTCATCCATGCAATTACCAATGGGGCCTACAGTGCCCCGTTCTTTGTTACGCGGTTTAGAGAGGCTCTTTTTCACTTCTCTTCATTGTTTGATATGCTTGACACTATTGTGCCCCGTGAGCATCAGGAAAGGATGCTGATTGAGAAAGAGATCATTGGCAGAGAGGCCTTAAATGTTGTGGCTTGCGAGGGCTGGGAAAGAGTGGAAAGGCCAGAAACTTACAAGCAGTGGCAGGTCCGTACCTTGAGGGCTGGGTTTGTGCAGTTGTCTTTTGATAGAGAGATTGTGAAGCGAGCAACTGATAAAGTGAGGACGCTTTACCACAAAGATTTCCTAATTGATGAGGATGGCCGGTGGCTATTGCAAGGATGGAAGGGACGAATTATTTATACCCTTTCCGTCTGGAGACCAACATAG
- the LOC110635958 gene encoding transcription factor AS1 gives MKERQRWRAEEDALLRAYVKQYGPKEWNLVSQRMNTTLNRDAKSCLERWKNYLKPGIKKGSLTEEEQRLVIRLQAKHGNKWKKIAAEVPGRTAKRLGKWWEVFKEKQQREQKENNKTVEPIDEGKYDRILETFAEKLVKERPTPAFVMATSNGGFLHTDPPPAPTLLPPWLSTSNSTSAVRPPSPSVTLSLSPSTVAAPPPSIPWLQPERGQENTAFVLGSLPPHGSVPGENLMVSELMECCRELEEGHRAWAAHKKEAAWRLKRVELQLESEKSCRRREKMEEIESKIKALREEQKASLDRIEAEYREQLAELRRDAETKEQKLAEQWAAKHLRLSKFLEQMVCRPRLAEHNGR, from the coding sequence ATGAAGGAGAGGCAGCGTTGGAGAGCTGAAGAGGACGCATTGTTACGTGCATATGTTAAACAATATGGTCCAAAAGAGTGGAACCTTGTGTCACAGCGCATGAACACAACCCTAAACAGGGATGCCAAATCCTGCTTAGAAAGGTGGAAGAACTACCTCAAGCCTGGTATAAAGAAAGGATCCCTTACTGAAGAAGAGCAGCGTCTTGTTATCCGACTTCAAGCCAAACACGGTAACAAATGGAAGAAAATCGCGGCTGAAGTTCCAGGCCGAACTGCTAAGAGACTTGGAAAGTGGTGGGAAGTGTTCAAGGAGAAGCAGCAAAGAGAGCAGAAGGAAAACAACAAGACAGTAGAACCAATTGACGAGGGAAAATACGATAGGATTCTAGAGACTTTTGCGGAAAAGCTAGTGAAAGAACGCCCTACTCCAGCATTTGTCATGGCCACTTCCAATGGGGGCTTTCTTCATACTGATCCCCCTCCTGCACCAACTCTGCTTCCCCCCTGGCTTTCCACTTCCAACAGCACATCAGCTGTCAGGCCACCCTCCCCTTCTGTAACACTAAGCCTCTCACCTTCAACAGTTGCTGCACCGCCTCCTTCAATCCCCTGGCTGCAGCCTGAGAGAGGACAGGAGAACACTGCTTTTGTTTTAGGAAGTTTGCCACCCCATGGATCAGTCCCTGGTGAGAATTTGATGGTATCTGAGTTGATGGAGTGTTGCAGAGAGTTGGAAGAAGGGCATCGTGCATGGGCTGCACATAAGAAGGAAGCTGCCTGGAGGCTAAAAAGGGTAGAGTTGCAGCTGGAGTCAGAGAAGTCATGCCGGAGGAGGGAGAAAATGGAAGAGATAGAGTCAAAGATCAAGGCTCTTAGGGAAGAGCAGAAGGCCTCTCTTGACAGAATTGAAGCAGAATACAGGGAACAGCTAGCTGAATTGAGAAGAGATGCTGAAACCAAGGAGCAGAAATTAGCTGAGCAATGGGCTGCAAAGCATTTGCGTCTTTCCAAGTTTCTTGAACAAATGGTGTGCAGGCCAAGGCTTGCAGAGCACAATGGCCGATAA